The window TTTGGCTGATTTGGTTCTAGCTCAGGTGTTTGGGTGGATTTGCCCCAGGTATTTtggttaattttatttcagcacAGTATTTTGGTGGATTTGGCCCAGGTATTTTGGTTGATTTTGTCCCAGCCCAGGTATTTTGGTTAATTTTGTCCCAGCCCAGGTATTTTAGTGATTTGGCACAGcgattttggtgattttgtcCGCCACAggattttggtttattttgtccCAGCCCAGGTATTTTGGTGGCTTTGGTCCCAACCCAGGTATTTTGGCTGATTTTGTCCCAGTCCAGGaattttggttaattttgtCCCAGCCCAGGTATTTTAGTGGATTTGGTTCCAGTCCAGGTATTTTGGTGGATTTGGCCCAGggattttggtttattttgtctCAGCTCAGGTGTTTTGGTGGCTTTGGTTGCAGCCCAGGTATTTTGGTGGATTTGGCCCAGGGATTTTGGTTAATTTTGTCCCAGCCCAGGAATTTTGGTGGATTTGGTCCCAGCCCAGGTATTTTGGCTGATTTTGTCCCAGCCCAGGTATTTTGGTTAATTTTGTCCCAGCCCAGGTATTTTAGTGGATTTGGCACAGGGATTTTGGTAGATTTTGTCCCAGCCCAGGaattttggttaattttgtCCCAGCCCAGGTATTTTGGTGGATTTGGTTCCAGTCCAGGTATTTTGGTGAATCTGGCCCAggtattttggtttattttgtcccagcccaggcatttttggtggatttggtCCAGCCAGGTATTTTGGGATTCAATTTTTTATGTCCAGCCCAGGTATTTTAGTGGATTTGGCACCAGTGATTTTGGTAGATTTTGTCCCAGCCCAGGATTTTGGTATTTTGTCCCAACCCAGgtattttggttaatttttcCAACCCAGGTATTTTGGTTATTTTGTCCAGCCCAGGTATTTTGTGGATTTGGTCCACCCAGgtattttgtggattttggtcCCACCCAGgtattttggtgattttgtcCAGCCCAGGATTTTGGTTAATTTTGTCCAGCCCAGGTATTTTGTGATTTGGCCCAGgtaatttggtttattttgtccCAGCTCAGGTATTTTGGTGGATTTGGCACAGGGATTTTGGTTAATTTTGTCCCAGCCCAGgattttggttaattttttcCAGCCCAGGTATTTTTGGTTAGATATTTTGTCCCAGCCCAGGTATTTTGGTGGATTTGGTTCCAGTCCAGGTATTTTGGCTGATTTGGCCCAggtattttggtttattttgtccCAGCCCAGGTATTTTGGTGGATTTGGCCCAggtattttggtttattttgtccCAGCCCAGGTATTTTGGTGGCTTTGGTCCCAGCCCAGGTATTTTGGTGGATTTTATCCCCAAAACACATTTTATCTGATTGATTTGCTGTGCTTCTCCTTGCAGGTATTTCCTGATAGACCTGGAGGCTCCCccttccctggtgtcccccatgATGGATCACCTGGGGCGGGACATCGATGTCATCAGAAGAGCTTTCATCAAACACCCCCTGGCCAAGGCAGAGGAGTGCAGTGGCATCCTGCCAGTCAGCCCTGAGCACAAACTCCTCTCTGccaagaaaaactgaaaattgaaaccttttttaacccattttttcattgctgctgtggaaaagaTTTGTGATAACTCCatcacaaaaatcaaaaaaaaaatcacttttggCCATGGGATGTGTGTGGTCTGACACAGGATCTTCATTACTGTAACaattgagggttttttttgtttagaatAATTGGAATAGTTTTAATCTGGGTGCTTATCTTGCTGTTTGACAACTCTGCAAATTGATTTGCTTTTCTCTCGGAGCATTACATTGATAATGGAgatttctccagcagcaggatgctATAAATAGCATTTTTTCCAGAGATTACTCCAGAATATGGAGATTTACATGAGAGATTAAGAAGTCTGCAGTGGAAATATAGAAATCTAGGATGTGATTTGGTGTGGGGGTTGTTTGGGAGGAAATAAAAGGCAATAAAAGTGTGGTTAAAAGTAAaacctgactttttttttttttttaataaatatttaatttttaataaatataaaaaaatcccaaaactttcACTGCCAAAAGCCACCTCATGGTCCTCAAGGTAAACAATGTTCAAAGCATggtaaaaattcctttttaggTAAGGCCAGaaaattccaggtgggaattagAGACTCCCCAAGCTTTTGTAGGAGCAGGAGAATCAAAGATGCTTCATTTTGCCATCAAGTGGACATTtcaaactgggaaaaaacaTCAGAATAAAGTGTCCATGtgtcttttctgcctttcttttgttgaaaacaggaggaaaatctgtgttattatttttatatatataaagacCTCCTGCTCTGATGTAAATCCAGTGGTTGGATCATTCCTAGGGGGCttttgtgctcttttttttttccttagatgtggaattttggaaaggaaaataaaccagtTCTTAtaaatatcttaattttttaaaatgcatctgaaaaagaataacattttctttttccctacaTCTTCCTTCAAGAGTTATGAATGTCTggatttgtgggttttgtttgggtgtatttccataatttttttttaaatttaaattttattttattttttcttttaattctctttttttttctatttgatttttttctttcttttattttttttttaatcattggAGGAACAGAGGGAATACACTCCACACTGCCTGAAGCTGAATCTGGGTGAGAGGTGCTTTAattgctgcctgctccaggcagaactttccttttccaggatttttccttgTGGGACAGACCTGGCTCCCAGCCAGGGATGAGCTCAGCCAGGAGGAGCCCTGGATTTGGGAATCTGAGCCCCAGGTTtggctccctgggctgccttccctgctgaaaattcacattttggggGTAGAAAGTGCCAGCTGCAACAATGTGGCTTAGCCAGGGGTTTCTCAAAGGTTTTCTTAATCACAAAGTGGACAGAAAGTTTGGGGTTTAAAGGGATTTTGCCTCACACCTGGAATTTGGGCCCTGGATTTGGATTGAGCAGGAAGGGGAATAACTTAAGTTTTCAACTCCACTCCATGAAACTCAGCAGAGGCTGCAAACGTCAAAATGTTGCTTCTTTGtcctttttcagtttctttggtgtagttttaaattttccaaGTAATTTGTTCCAGTTTCAAGGttgatccccaaatccctggggctggcacagccctgccagcccatgcagtgccagctgtgcccaccttgtgcccagcccagagcactcagtgccacctccagggcacacctgcagggatgggcactgcaaagctccctgggcagcccctgccagggcctggtgtggcagtgccagttGTGGGTTTATCTAGGTTTGCATTGAAGGCACTGAGATGGTGTTTCATGTTTgcactcaggtgtttattatttgttatcagtcaaacagtctcactgctgtgagttctgcagcttttcattagaaggcacaaaatggccaacaatctcttgttccaaggaCTTTTAAGACTGAACTATCCAatgaagaactgacacctggattattttcccttttaacccaataactgatcccacagagctgcaatggggacttttctgcccagttacaaaatgccacccaaacccatggagaaggaggaagaagcagcatgaagaacaaacccaggacaacaccctgtgccctccatcttgctgccatccacaacagactaaaaaccccaaaacctcaatttctcaccaagtgatgcacctgcactgctctctataatctatttcacatttttgtggattccagtctatgttgaagtctgggaaactttctccatggatgagggtcagagtcagtgctgccctgggggtcagggcaccccagagcagacacagaaatattcctggtgccctgggtttgcacagCAGGAACTCTCCTGCCACATTgtctgggtttttctttttaaatttacccCAATAACTTCTTGTTTGAGCTATTGGACACCAAAGCAGAATTAATAAGAAGTAATCAATTTCCTCCCAAGAAAAGATTCTGTCACATTCTACATTACCATGGGTCTAGTTTTCAGTGGAGGACtgcacatttttaatatttttttaaaattcaactCTGAAATGCAACAAGATTCTTAATGATTATACAAGTAAAAGTCTCACCAAGTCCACAGTACCCTTCAATATGATAAGGCTTAAAAGCTGCTACATTCCAATAATATTTTATGGTGATCTGAAATGATTTCTCTGTTTGGGAGCACTGGTGGTTCAGACTCCTCAGTTCAATGGTGTGTATCTGCATGCTCTTAAAATTGAAATAtgcacagcagccagccagaCTTGACACATTTAATGCTCAATTTGTAGACAAGAGTCCTGACATTACTGATCATCTTCCATACATTTTCTATAAATTACTCTCTCCAGGATTTTTGTCCCGTTTTTGGGACAAAAATTGTtgtcccattttttggggtggcaGGAGTGGGACTGCAGTGGGGTtgtcccagcagcacccagattTATTTATAAACCTCTCAACTGCAGGTACAACTTTCCTCATAACTGATAGTTTCTAATAGAGACTTctaaattttttgttgttgttattgttttcATAGGAGGTAGAGTGGGGGTTGCATTTTGTTGAGCCCAGACCAGGAGTTGGATATTTTGGGAAGTGAATGACAGCAAACACCTGCATGGAGGTGAAGGGATCAaactggagcagtgctgggactgAGCAAAACTtgtgccaaaggaaaaaaaaagggatatttGTGCCCTGAGGGACCATAAAAAATCCCTGTGGAGGAAGAGAAACCTTGGGATGTGTTCCAGCCTTTTTGGTTGTCCTTAGCCCAATTTGTCCCATGGGCTCTGAGAGGTTCTGGATGTCCAGGAGTAAAATTTTGGGACAGTGGagagccagaggagctgtgcagccacagcatgGCCTGAAATGTCCCATTCCATGGccatggccaggcccagagcagTTGGAATGCCAGGACTTGGATTTTGTTTCCCAAAGAATCCAATAGTGAAGCTCCTCAGCCCTTCCTCGGGTTTGCtgaggggaggaaaggaggaaattctgctcccaaacccttcccaaatTTCTGCTCTGGGTGTCTtgtttgtggattttggggatggacAGCCTTGGGAAAGGGATTCAAATAACAACTGGCAGCTCTGGCTTGGAAAGGTTTGCATGGGGGAGACCTTGGGGATGTCTCCATCCCTCCCTTTTCCTGATCTTTTCTCTCCCATGGAGGAATGTTGAGCCCTGGAGGTTTCTCCAACACACTGAGGGCCCTGCACCATCAAAGAATTCACTGCCCTGATCCCAGGAAGCTTGAGCACATTGGGATTTTCTCCCTGAATCCAGAGCACACCAAAATCCCCCTTTGTTGGGAGTGTGAGCAGAAAGAATTCCAGGATCTTGTGTTTCAGTGTCCCTCTGGAAAtcctctccagcctgggagctgcaggagaagctgggaaTCAGCAGCCAGGGGTGGGAAATCATCCAGGGAAGGAGTGGGGTGGCAAAAATCAGCCTGGATCTTGGAGATGGGGTCTGATCCCTGAAAAAtgctgggaaaaagggaagggaagggaagggaagggaagggaagggaagggaagggaagggaagggaagggaagggaagggaagggaagggaagggaagggaagggaagggaaagggaagggaagggaagggaagggaagggaagggaagggaagggaagggaagggaagggaagggaagggaagggaagggaagggaagggaagggaagggaagggaagggaagggaagggaagggaaggaagggaagggaagggaagggaagggaagggaaggaagggaagggaagggaagggaagggaagggaagggaagggaagggaagggacttTGGGATATAAGCCAGTGCTGTCGGAGTCAGGAATTCCTCTTAGGATGTGCCCAGGTTATTTCTGCCCAAAGAGGCACCCAGGATGGGTCCAGGATCTCCATTCTCTCATGGAATCACAaactggtttggtttgggaggGATTTTAGGGATCATCCAATCCctgacacctcccactgtcccaggtgctccagccccagtgtccagcctggctttgggcactgccagggatccaggggcacccTCAGGATAAagaattcctcattcccaatatcccatctaaatctCCTCTCTGCCACTTTGAATCCATCCCACTTTCCAGGCTCTGGAAGCTGCAATTTTAAGCAAAACCCCCCCCAGCTATTTTCAACTTCCAGCCTGGAAGCACAAGCCTAAAACTCATCAGCATTGTTTAAAAGATGAGAGGTTTTAATGTGAGATTTTGTGATTCACTTCTCTCCAGCTTGGGTGCTGGCAGGATTTTCCTGGAACATCCCACTGAGGAGCCCttggaaaaacacagcaaaggagATGCTGGATaaggaggcagcagtgctggaggagggGGAGCTCACTCTGCCAGACCCcgctcctgcagcatcccaggctgGAGGATGTTTTCATGGCAGGGCTTTaatccctgctggggctgggctggctgtgtgtgGAGGGGGCTGCTGGCTCAGGAAAATCCCGAGGGGAGTTTTGTTTGTGGGATGGTGTGTCCGGatttctcggctgtttgaggggcctggaaaggcccggggtggccttggggcagcccgcgtatcaaaggacgagaagaggcttcagttcttctttcggtttttatgtttattaattgtttatctaaaagattttctttcggcccgacagagctctgctcagcagtcagccatgagcacactgtgctgccctccggaccgccacgtatctttatacccattgttacgtgtacaatatttatcatttttccccaataccatttattcttataactcggtgcactctcagtaataaccaatccaaaaatgccaccgtggccaaagaagatggaggagaagaggaagaagaagaaggacaggacacgccccaattcctccatcttactcctctaaacccccctgtacagaaatcctaaaccctgtgtctcaccctctaattaactgatcccttcaccattcaccccggtgaaaccctcctgtcctcatacaggtgtcgtctcccgtgtagggtcaaagtgcagccaccagacacttctggcaacattccagaactcccgggccccccaagggtggtctcggaggcccagcatctcaggactcagatcctgagatcccacaatgGTGGGATCCCACTGGATCTGTAAGGGGGCCCTGGCTGAGCTTTGTAGGaacagaggagctggggatgctcagggaagTGTCCAAGGTTGGGTGGGAcggggcctggagcagcctgggatggtgcaAGGTgtcagggatgggatgggatgatttAAATTCCCTCctgcccaaaccattccataattccatggaTCCTGATGCTTTATCCCAGGAGGGACCCCTCAGCCACCTCAGCAGGGTTTCAGAGTTGGGAATTCTGCTGGTGaatgtcactgtgatattttctgataaaatcccttcgccaggatttcttctcctgggaagttgaggagcctcagagaaaaatgtaaataatgattattTGATTGCTTCTccttgtgttttgctgctttggaatgtggtagGCGATTCTTTCATTGGTTCCACGTGAATTGTGTTGAATTAATGACCAGTctcagccagctgtgtcagactctgaggagtcacaggtttttattattcattcttgttaagccttctgatgtatcctttt is drawn from Zonotrichia leucophrys gambelii isolate GWCS_2022_RI chromosome 1, RI_Zleu_2.0, whole genome shotgun sequence and contains these coding sequences:
- the MRPS6 gene encoding small ribosomal subunit protein bS6m, whose translation is MPRYELALILKAMQRPETAAVLKRTVQALMERGAIVRSLENLGERSLPYKITKHKERHKRGGYFLIDLEAPPSLVSPMMDHLGRDIDVIRRAFIKHPLAKAEECSGILPVSPEHKLLSAKKN